A stretch of Halichondria panicea chromosome 1, odHalPani1.1, whole genome shotgun sequence DNA encodes these proteins:
- the LOC135338914 gene encoding uncharacterized protein LOC135338914 isoform X1, which yields MEALWVLTVITIVLTYLIVAGKAQFTVQPVSVERAEGLEAVFSCQYQAEGLTVTYEWFLNNLIVGDGTETVRTLRRTGEPTTLTILATPQHNNSTVYCEATIRNGSNRPFEISSTASLFVRETVLTPFVVAPNTITVIWNALPLTEYCVDINMTTLDFTETVALHSVCGLTNEYIFMYSNNSVCARFTVTPTDGEMRGTTSELCTGLFTRVEGSGEQYRILETKRSKLVKFEATVPSCTQFTQYRVDSDLLTPSINLPITNPLLFDGSLSFSLPTDKMTEYSVTLTDENGIDLVFENIPISTFDVQDLLVSECPGGGGICVSIEYVEGTLSPGALVCVIRVVNEVLGELELDFANMKLVTIPRNPSENFTIPVPSGEYRVIAFDLENNDLPNMPVSMVALSQDNMTVNSTGEDITSSPPREGISATKLTNGEVNVTCCDRNCLVLFQSTTILDRVPVGFINASEVSNSISVNDSTVLSLNDTFGGYVVVYSWNRLETIFEGEVSLVRRLDQLNSTSAPTTCPTAPTTPPTSDPQTDPPPPRMESLLTSVIAGIIVAMVIIITSIVLIILVVLCLVKKYKRSGKVFYSSNSEGGSVDVGALTSQVAFYDVARPENMSLERNTADTDDTPPPGYDVVRKENLPSPEYETVPSAKAGKPTPTTSDNPPPLPPPMIRGDSDAPDLPPAYNPAVDNESVVVMLAESSISHGVENQSVDGEVDESLKIDLSVSDTEHDGTTEEAIGSTAAQPDVNRVDTVQCAESGAGNNDHGGQEAMITAQHQYTLVVPKPASSDAKVKDSSTVIYSVVDKEKLKPVIPTPVAKTQGQYIPVETNPANSDTKVMDSTKVVYVVVDKDKLKPVDPNDPPALPPRRPVTNTEELHTENTLALPPRRPVTNTEELHTEKTLALAPRQRHPPPPPIHETSLITV from the exons ATGGAGGCCCTATGGGTGTTGACTGTCATTACTATTGTGCTCACATATCTGATTGTTGCTGGAAAAG CTCAGTTCACAGTACAGCCAGTGTCAGTGGAGAGAGCTGAGGGACTGGAGGCAGTGTTTAGTTGTCAATATCAAGCAGAGGGATTGACTGTTACTTACGAGTGGTTTCTAAACAATTTAATAGTCGGAGACGGTACAGAAACTGTTAGAACACTTCGACGTACTGGTGAACCAACTACACTGACAATCTTGGCCACTCCACAGCACAACAACTCTACTGTGTACTGTGAGGCTACAATCAGAAATGGCTCTAATCGTCCATTTGAGATTTCATCCACAGCATCTCTATTTGTTCGTG AGACGGTCCTCACTCCCTTTGTTGTTGCACCAAACACCATCACTGTGATATGGAATGCTCTACCTCTCACTGAGTATTGTGTGGACATCAACATGACAACTCTAGACTTCACTGAAACAGTGGCTCTTCATTCTGTGTGTGGACTGACTAATGAGTACATCTTCATGTACTCTAATAACAGTGTGTGTGCCAGATTCACTGTGACTCCTACTGATGGAGAGATGAGGGGAACAACCAGTGAATTATGTACCGGGTTATTTACGAGAGTAGAAG gtAGTGGAGAACAATATCGTATTCTTGAAACTAAAAGGAGCAAATTAGTCAAATTTGAGGCCACT GTTCCAAGTTGTACACAGTTCACTCAGTATCGTGTGGACTCTGACCTATTGACTCCCTCCATCAACCTTCCAATCACGAACCCTCTTCTGTTTGATGGCTCACTCAGTTTCTCCCTCCCCACTGACAAGATGACAGAATACAGTGTCACACTGACTGATGAAAATGGAATAGACCTCGTGTTTGAGAACATTCCAATCA GTACATTTGACGTTCAAGACCTCCTAGTGTCTGAATGTCCTGGTGGCGGTGGTATTTGTGTGAGCATTGAGTATGTTGAAGGTACCCTCTCTCCCGGAGCTCTCGTCTGTGTGATACGTGTCGTTAATGAAGTTCTTGGAGAGCTAGAGCTTGATTTTGCTAACATGAAACTTGTCACCATCCCTCGGAATCCAAGTGAGAATTTCACCATTCCTGTTCCTAGTGGAGAATACCGAGTGATTGCTTTTGATCTGGAGAACAACGATTTACCAAACATGCCCGTCTCTATGGTAGCACTCAGTCAAGACAACATGACAGTGAACTCGACTGGTGAAG ACATTACCAGTTCACCACCCAGAGAGGGCATTAGTGCAACCAAGTTAACAAATGGAGAGGTTAATGTGACTTGCTGTGACCGGAATTGTCTAGTCTTGTTCCAATCCACCACCATCTTGGACCGAGTGCCTGTTGGTTTCATCAACGCATCTGAAGTATCAAATTCAATCTCTGTGAATGATTCAACTGTCCTCTCTTTAAATGACACCTTTGGTGGCTATGTGGTGGTGTACTCATGGAATCGTTTGGAGACCATCTTTGAAGGGGAGGTATCACTCGTTAGACGACTTGATCAACTCAATAGTACCT CTGCTCCCACTACATGTCCAACAGCTCCCACTACACCTCCAACGTCTGATCCACAAACAGACCCACCTCCTCCTCGTATGGAGTCCCTGCTGACATCAGTTATCGCTG GTATTATTGTTGCGATGGTTATTATCATCACTTCGATAGTACTCATCATTCTTGTTGTTTTGTGTCTGGTGAAGAAATATAAACGAAGTGGCAAGGTGTTTTATTCCAG TAACTCTGAAGGCGGCAGTGTG GATGTGGGTGCCTTAACATCTCAAGTAGCATTTTACGATGTCGCCCGCCCTGAGAACATGTCTCTGGAACGCAACACGGCTGACACTGACGATACACCTCCACCAGGTTATGATGTCGTGCGTAAAGAGAACTTGCCAAGTCCTGAATATGAAACTGTACCATCAGCTAAGGCAGGCAAACCTACACCCACCACTAGTGATAACCCTCCACCTCTTCCCCCTCCTATGATACGAGGAGACAGTGATGCACCTGATCTACCACCTGCCTACAATCCTGCCGTGGATAACGAGAGTGTTGTTGTTATGTTAGCAGAGAGCTCTATCAGCCACGGTGTGGAGAATCAGTCAGTAGATGGGGAAGTTGATGAGTCATTGAAGATAGATCTATCAGTCAGCGACACAGAACATGATGGTACTACAGAAGAGGCCATTGGTAGTACTGCAGCTCAACCAGATGTCAACCGTGTAGACACAGTTCAATGTGCAGAGAGTGGAGCTGGTAACAATGACCATGGTGGACAAGAGGCAATGATCACTGCGCAG CACCAGTACACGCTGGTGGTTCCCAAGCCAGCCAGCAGTGACGCCAAGGTAAAGGACTCGTCCACCGTCATTTATTCTGTGGTAGACAAGGAAAAACTCAAACCAGTCATCCCAACACCAG TTGCCAAAACACAAGGGCAGTATATTCCGGTAGAGACCAACCCAGCCAACAGTGATACCAAGGTGATGGACTCGACCAAGGTCGTCTATGTCGTGGTGGACAAGGACAAACTGAAACCAGTAGATCCGAACGACCCACCAG CTCTTCCACCACGACGCCCTGTCACTAATACTGAGGAGCTGCACACAGAGAATACACTAG CCCTTCCACCACGACGCCCTGTCACCAACACTGAGGAGCTGCACACAGAGAAGACACTAG CCCTTGCACCACGACAACGCCAtccacccccaccacccaTCCACGAGACGTCCTTAATAACTGTGTGA
- the LOC135338914 gene encoding uncharacterized protein LOC135338914 isoform X3, which translates to MEALWVLTVITIVLTYLIVAGKAQFTVQPVSVERAEGLEAVFSCQYQAEGLTVTYEWFLNNLIVGDGTETVRTLRRTGEPTTLTILATPQHNNSTVYCEATIRNGSNRPFEISSTASLFVRETVLTPFVVAPNTITVIWNALPLTEYCVDINMTTLDFTETVALHSVCGLTNEYIFMYSNNSVCARFTVTPTDGEMRGTTSELCTGLFTRVEGSGEQYRILETKRSKLVKFEATVPSCTQFTQYRVDSDLLTPSINLPITNPLLFDGSLSFSLPTDKMTEYSVTLTDENGIDLVFENIPISTFDVQDLLVSECPGGGGICVSIEYVEGTLSPGALVCVIRVVNEVLGELELDFANMKLVTIPRNPSENFTIPVPSGEYRVIAFDLENNDLPNMPVSMVALSQDNMTVNSTGEDITSSPPREGISATKLTNGEVNVTCCDRNCLVLFQSTTILDRVPVGFINASEVSNSISVNDSTVLSLNDTFGGYVVVYSWNRLETIFEGEVSLVRRLDQLNSTSAPTTCPTAPTTPPTSDPQTDPPPPRMESLLTSVIAGIIVAMVIIITSIVLIILVVLCLVKKYKRSGKVFYSSNSEGGSVDVGALTSQVAFYDVARPENMSLERNTADTDDTPPPGYDVVRKENLPSPEYETVPSAKAGKPTPTTSDNPPPLPPPMIRGDSDAPDLPPAYNPAVDNESVVVMLAESSISHGVENQSVDGEVDESLKIDLSVSDTEHDGTTEEAIGSTAAQPDVNRVDTVQCAESGAGNNDHGGQEAMITAQHQYTLVVPKPASSDAKVKDSSTVIYSVVDKEKLKPVIPTPVAKTQGQYIPVETNPANSDTKVMDSTKVVYVVVDKDKLKPVDPNDPPALPPRRPVTNTEELHTENTLALAPRQRHPPPPPIHETSLITV; encoded by the exons ATGGAGGCCCTATGGGTGTTGACTGTCATTACTATTGTGCTCACATATCTGATTGTTGCTGGAAAAG CTCAGTTCACAGTACAGCCAGTGTCAGTGGAGAGAGCTGAGGGACTGGAGGCAGTGTTTAGTTGTCAATATCAAGCAGAGGGATTGACTGTTACTTACGAGTGGTTTCTAAACAATTTAATAGTCGGAGACGGTACAGAAACTGTTAGAACACTTCGACGTACTGGTGAACCAACTACACTGACAATCTTGGCCACTCCACAGCACAACAACTCTACTGTGTACTGTGAGGCTACAATCAGAAATGGCTCTAATCGTCCATTTGAGATTTCATCCACAGCATCTCTATTTGTTCGTG AGACGGTCCTCACTCCCTTTGTTGTTGCACCAAACACCATCACTGTGATATGGAATGCTCTACCTCTCACTGAGTATTGTGTGGACATCAACATGACAACTCTAGACTTCACTGAAACAGTGGCTCTTCATTCTGTGTGTGGACTGACTAATGAGTACATCTTCATGTACTCTAATAACAGTGTGTGTGCCAGATTCACTGTGACTCCTACTGATGGAGAGATGAGGGGAACAACCAGTGAATTATGTACCGGGTTATTTACGAGAGTAGAAG gtAGTGGAGAACAATATCGTATTCTTGAAACTAAAAGGAGCAAATTAGTCAAATTTGAGGCCACT GTTCCAAGTTGTACACAGTTCACTCAGTATCGTGTGGACTCTGACCTATTGACTCCCTCCATCAACCTTCCAATCACGAACCCTCTTCTGTTTGATGGCTCACTCAGTTTCTCCCTCCCCACTGACAAGATGACAGAATACAGTGTCACACTGACTGATGAAAATGGAATAGACCTCGTGTTTGAGAACATTCCAATCA GTACATTTGACGTTCAAGACCTCCTAGTGTCTGAATGTCCTGGTGGCGGTGGTATTTGTGTGAGCATTGAGTATGTTGAAGGTACCCTCTCTCCCGGAGCTCTCGTCTGTGTGATACGTGTCGTTAATGAAGTTCTTGGAGAGCTAGAGCTTGATTTTGCTAACATGAAACTTGTCACCATCCCTCGGAATCCAAGTGAGAATTTCACCATTCCTGTTCCTAGTGGAGAATACCGAGTGATTGCTTTTGATCTGGAGAACAACGATTTACCAAACATGCCCGTCTCTATGGTAGCACTCAGTCAAGACAACATGACAGTGAACTCGACTGGTGAAG ACATTACCAGTTCACCACCCAGAGAGGGCATTAGTGCAACCAAGTTAACAAATGGAGAGGTTAATGTGACTTGCTGTGACCGGAATTGTCTAGTCTTGTTCCAATCCACCACCATCTTGGACCGAGTGCCTGTTGGTTTCATCAACGCATCTGAAGTATCAAATTCAATCTCTGTGAATGATTCAACTGTCCTCTCTTTAAATGACACCTTTGGTGGCTATGTGGTGGTGTACTCATGGAATCGTTTGGAGACCATCTTTGAAGGGGAGGTATCACTCGTTAGACGACTTGATCAACTCAATAGTACCT CTGCTCCCACTACATGTCCAACAGCTCCCACTACACCTCCAACGTCTGATCCACAAACAGACCCACCTCCTCCTCGTATGGAGTCCCTGCTGACATCAGTTATCGCTG GTATTATTGTTGCGATGGTTATTATCATCACTTCGATAGTACTCATCATTCTTGTTGTTTTGTGTCTGGTGAAGAAATATAAACGAAGTGGCAAGGTGTTTTATTCCAG TAACTCTGAAGGCGGCAGTGTG GATGTGGGTGCCTTAACATCTCAAGTAGCATTTTACGATGTCGCCCGCCCTGAGAACATGTCTCTGGAACGCAACACGGCTGACACTGACGATACACCTCCACCAGGTTATGATGTCGTGCGTAAAGAGAACTTGCCAAGTCCTGAATATGAAACTGTACCATCAGCTAAGGCAGGCAAACCTACACCCACCACTAGTGATAACCCTCCACCTCTTCCCCCTCCTATGATACGAGGAGACAGTGATGCACCTGATCTACCACCTGCCTACAATCCTGCCGTGGATAACGAGAGTGTTGTTGTTATGTTAGCAGAGAGCTCTATCAGCCACGGTGTGGAGAATCAGTCAGTAGATGGGGAAGTTGATGAGTCATTGAAGATAGATCTATCAGTCAGCGACACAGAACATGATGGTACTACAGAAGAGGCCATTGGTAGTACTGCAGCTCAACCAGATGTCAACCGTGTAGACACAGTTCAATGTGCAGAGAGTGGAGCTGGTAACAATGACCATGGTGGACAAGAGGCAATGATCACTGCGCAG CACCAGTACACGCTGGTGGTTCCCAAGCCAGCCAGCAGTGACGCCAAGGTAAAGGACTCGTCCACCGTCATTTATTCTGTGGTAGACAAGGAAAAACTCAAACCAGTCATCCCAACACCAG TTGCCAAAACACAAGGGCAGTATATTCCGGTAGAGACCAACCCAGCCAACAGTGATACCAAGGTGATGGACTCGACCAAGGTCGTCTATGTCGTGGTGGACAAGGACAAACTGAAACCAGTAGATCCGAACGACCCACCAG CTCTTCCACCACGACGCCCTGTCACTAATACTGAGGAGCTGCACACAGAGAATACACTAG CCCTTGCACCACGACAACGCCAtccacccccaccacccaTCCACGAGACGTCCTTAATAACTGTGTGA
- the LOC135338914 gene encoding uncharacterized protein LOC135338914 isoform X2, translating into MEALWVLTVITIVLTYLIVAGKAQFTVQPVSVERAEGLEAVFSCQYQAEGLTVTYEWFLNNLIVGDGTETVRTLRRTGEPTTLTILATPQHNNSTVYCEATIRNGSNRPFEISSTASLFVRETVLTPFVVAPNTITVIWNALPLTEYCVDINMTTLDFTETVALHSVCGLTNEYIFMYSNNSVCARFTVTPTDGEMRGTTSELCTGLFTRVEGSGEQYRILETKRSKLVKFEATVPSCTQFTQYRVDSDLLTPSINLPITNPLLFDGSLSFSLPTDKMTEYSVTLTDENGIDLVFENIPISTFDVQDLLVSECPGGGGICVSIEYVEGTLSPGALVCVIRVVNEVLGELELDFANMKLVTIPRNPSENFTIPVPSGEYRVIAFDLENNDLPNMPVSMVALSQDNMTVNSTGEDITSSPPREGISATKLTNGEVNVTCCDRNCLVLFQSTTILDRVPVGFINASEVSNSISVNDSTVLSLNDTFGGYVVVYSWNRLETIFEGEVSLVRRLDQLNSTSAPTTCPTAPTTPPTSDPQTDPPPPRMESLLTSVIAGIIVAMVIIITSIVLIILVVLCLVKKYKRSGKVFYSSNSEGGSVDVGALTSQVAFYDVARPENMSLERNTADTDDTPPPGYDVVRKENLPSPEYETVPSAKAGKPTPTTSDNPPPLPPPMIRGDSDAPDLPPAYNPAVDNESVVVMLAESSISHGVENQSVDGEVDESLKIDLSVSDTEHDGTTEEAIGSTAAQPDVNRVDTVQCAESGAGNNDHGGQEAMITAQHQYTLVVPKPASSDAKVKDSSTVIYSVVDKEKLKPVIPTPVAKTQGQYIPVETNPANSDTKVMDSTKVVYVVVDKDKLKPVDPNDPPALPPRRPVTNTEELHTEKTLALAPRQRHPPPPPIHETSLITV; encoded by the exons ATGGAGGCCCTATGGGTGTTGACTGTCATTACTATTGTGCTCACATATCTGATTGTTGCTGGAAAAG CTCAGTTCACAGTACAGCCAGTGTCAGTGGAGAGAGCTGAGGGACTGGAGGCAGTGTTTAGTTGTCAATATCAAGCAGAGGGATTGACTGTTACTTACGAGTGGTTTCTAAACAATTTAATAGTCGGAGACGGTACAGAAACTGTTAGAACACTTCGACGTACTGGTGAACCAACTACACTGACAATCTTGGCCACTCCACAGCACAACAACTCTACTGTGTACTGTGAGGCTACAATCAGAAATGGCTCTAATCGTCCATTTGAGATTTCATCCACAGCATCTCTATTTGTTCGTG AGACGGTCCTCACTCCCTTTGTTGTTGCACCAAACACCATCACTGTGATATGGAATGCTCTACCTCTCACTGAGTATTGTGTGGACATCAACATGACAACTCTAGACTTCACTGAAACAGTGGCTCTTCATTCTGTGTGTGGACTGACTAATGAGTACATCTTCATGTACTCTAATAACAGTGTGTGTGCCAGATTCACTGTGACTCCTACTGATGGAGAGATGAGGGGAACAACCAGTGAATTATGTACCGGGTTATTTACGAGAGTAGAAG gtAGTGGAGAACAATATCGTATTCTTGAAACTAAAAGGAGCAAATTAGTCAAATTTGAGGCCACT GTTCCAAGTTGTACACAGTTCACTCAGTATCGTGTGGACTCTGACCTATTGACTCCCTCCATCAACCTTCCAATCACGAACCCTCTTCTGTTTGATGGCTCACTCAGTTTCTCCCTCCCCACTGACAAGATGACAGAATACAGTGTCACACTGACTGATGAAAATGGAATAGACCTCGTGTTTGAGAACATTCCAATCA GTACATTTGACGTTCAAGACCTCCTAGTGTCTGAATGTCCTGGTGGCGGTGGTATTTGTGTGAGCATTGAGTATGTTGAAGGTACCCTCTCTCCCGGAGCTCTCGTCTGTGTGATACGTGTCGTTAATGAAGTTCTTGGAGAGCTAGAGCTTGATTTTGCTAACATGAAACTTGTCACCATCCCTCGGAATCCAAGTGAGAATTTCACCATTCCTGTTCCTAGTGGAGAATACCGAGTGATTGCTTTTGATCTGGAGAACAACGATTTACCAAACATGCCCGTCTCTATGGTAGCACTCAGTCAAGACAACATGACAGTGAACTCGACTGGTGAAG ACATTACCAGTTCACCACCCAGAGAGGGCATTAGTGCAACCAAGTTAACAAATGGAGAGGTTAATGTGACTTGCTGTGACCGGAATTGTCTAGTCTTGTTCCAATCCACCACCATCTTGGACCGAGTGCCTGTTGGTTTCATCAACGCATCTGAAGTATCAAATTCAATCTCTGTGAATGATTCAACTGTCCTCTCTTTAAATGACACCTTTGGTGGCTATGTGGTGGTGTACTCATGGAATCGTTTGGAGACCATCTTTGAAGGGGAGGTATCACTCGTTAGACGACTTGATCAACTCAATAGTACCT CTGCTCCCACTACATGTCCAACAGCTCCCACTACACCTCCAACGTCTGATCCACAAACAGACCCACCTCCTCCTCGTATGGAGTCCCTGCTGACATCAGTTATCGCTG GTATTATTGTTGCGATGGTTATTATCATCACTTCGATAGTACTCATCATTCTTGTTGTTTTGTGTCTGGTGAAGAAATATAAACGAAGTGGCAAGGTGTTTTATTCCAG TAACTCTGAAGGCGGCAGTGTG GATGTGGGTGCCTTAACATCTCAAGTAGCATTTTACGATGTCGCCCGCCCTGAGAACATGTCTCTGGAACGCAACACGGCTGACACTGACGATACACCTCCACCAGGTTATGATGTCGTGCGTAAAGAGAACTTGCCAAGTCCTGAATATGAAACTGTACCATCAGCTAAGGCAGGCAAACCTACACCCACCACTAGTGATAACCCTCCACCTCTTCCCCCTCCTATGATACGAGGAGACAGTGATGCACCTGATCTACCACCTGCCTACAATCCTGCCGTGGATAACGAGAGTGTTGTTGTTATGTTAGCAGAGAGCTCTATCAGCCACGGTGTGGAGAATCAGTCAGTAGATGGGGAAGTTGATGAGTCATTGAAGATAGATCTATCAGTCAGCGACACAGAACATGATGGTACTACAGAAGAGGCCATTGGTAGTACTGCAGCTCAACCAGATGTCAACCGTGTAGACACAGTTCAATGTGCAGAGAGTGGAGCTGGTAACAATGACCATGGTGGACAAGAGGCAATGATCACTGCGCAG CACCAGTACACGCTGGTGGTTCCCAAGCCAGCCAGCAGTGACGCCAAGGTAAAGGACTCGTCCACCGTCATTTATTCTGTGGTAGACAAGGAAAAACTCAAACCAGTCATCCCAACACCAG TTGCCAAAACACAAGGGCAGTATATTCCGGTAGAGACCAACCCAGCCAACAGTGATACCAAGGTGATGGACTCGACCAAGGTCGTCTATGTCGTGGTGGACAAGGACAAACTGAAACCAGTAGATCCGAACGACCCACCAG CCCTTCCACCACGACGCCCTGTCACCAACACTGAGGAGCTGCACACAGAGAAGACACTAG CCCTTGCACCACGACAACGCCAtccacccccaccacccaTCCACGAGACGTCCTTAATAACTGTGTGA